attttttcaaaacttatacaaatcaaatgtataaatattataattatatacatgaTAGGGTAAGTATATACAAAATCTGGATATATTCAATTAGGAAATtctgataataataaataaaattattaatttatcatatcactctttgaatacaacaacaacaaacccagtataatctcataatgtggggtctgggagggtagagtgtacgcagacctaacccccaccttgaaaggtagggcggctgtttccgaaagaccctcggctttaagaaaggacaagataaaaggtcagagagaggcaaacatatagaaaacaagatgaaaacagaAATAGCAAAAGGAAAAGTCGTGGTAGAGTGGTACGGGAAGAAAGAGGcataactacaataaataaataaataagaaaagataagatagataagacagtcaaagtacaacggcgccacaactataaacagcaatacaatgcagaaatcaaaaggcaataaacaatgagcagaactacaactactatggtgcaaaggatgaatcacttagccttttatcctaatctgagtcctccataaaggaaattatagtgcgctaatgcgcctactaatagggtaggataacgcgactatgtactaaccttctacccgaatgcgggtcctccacacactcctatctgaggtcatgtcctcggtaagctgtaactgcgccatatcttgtctaatcacctctccccaatatttcttcggcctacccctacctcttctgaaaccatccatggacaacctctcacacctcctcactggggcatctgtgtctctcctcttcacatgcccaaaccacctaagtcgcatttcccgcatcttgtcttccactgaggccactcctaccttgtcccgaatagcctcattgctaatcctgtcgctcctggtatgcccacacatccatctcaacattctcatctcggctactttcatcttttggacgtgagagaccttaattggccaacacttcgccccatataacatagccggtctaacaacCACTCTttgaatattataataaattcaaCATATGAGAAATCATTATATCACACtatgataaataatttctagattttttaaattaaaaaatttaaaataaatatttattttaatataataaataagtaaaagtaaaagaatagagtacccaaaaaaaaaaatagaaccaAGTGATCAGTACTCCCTCTTTATGGCCAAACGGGTGCAAGTCCATAAATTTATAAAGTGATTGTGACAtctcttaaaaaaaattacatccTTATAGAAACACTGAAATTACATAGACCATCATgactttatatatataccagacaaaaataaaagaaaaaggaacaaagaagtaTGGACCAATGCTCGATTTTGGATTAATCGGTTCTCATATAAATATCAAACACGGAATAGCAAAATAAAATATCATGAGAAGCCGAAAGACAAGAAATATATATGGTTATTGGattgagatatgatcatttgttGTCGATATCAGAGAAGAAACGGTTGATAGATGGCATGATTTGCGGTGGACGAGTGCGTAGAAACTTTCGAAGGCTGTGTTTTGCATAtttctctccttcttcttcattttcaagTACTCCCATGCTTCTATGAGCCTTATTGATCCTACAATTTTTAtatactaattaaattaatatttttctttcaaattaataatGACTCAACACACTTGACATGATTAtaagatttgattttttaataccTGACATCAGGATTTAAGAGAACATTCCTTGTTAACTGGAAAACACACATTCCCGTTACAAATGTCATAGCCGCCATCAGTGGATATACCTGCATAGCAATAAGTTCAAAGTATTAATTCAATAATTAACAAAGGCTGAATCCATCAAATTTAAATCTTAAATAacttgaaatatatatatacatacgtattaTAAAAGAGGGAATTAGTTGAGTATTACCTCGGGTCTAATCCAGCGCCCCATTTAGCGTAATGTTATGTTCTTGTATCAACTGGTTGGTACTGAGACTTGAAAAAAGAAAGAGCTTATAAGTGCTTGTAGTAGATTGATTATATATACGTTGAAGGTAGATGTCGTGTACGTTTGTCTTGTGTATTTCATTCGTTTATATAGCACTCCCTCAATCTACCTCTATTAATTACTAGTATTAATTTCTATACCATTGGAAAATTGGAAAGCAAGGATTGGCTGGATTAATTATGGACGTTTCCACCAATCCACATATGACAAGCTGAATGTGCAAGCTACCGAGGGCTTTGATTAATTACTCCATcatgttttattattatttaatccTCGTAGACCTGACACACTAAGTGTTTtattaatgatgttttaaaactctaaatttgattataattattttatatagttatttaatatttaagggtaatttgaagaaaataaattcttttaatttactaaaaatgaataaataaa
The sequence above is a segment of the Solanum dulcamara chromosome 11, daSolDulc1.2, whole genome shotgun sequence genome. Coding sequences within it:
- the LOC129874342 gene encoding uncharacterized protein LOC129874342 is translated as MGRWIRPEVYPLMAAMTFVTGMCVFQLTRNVLLNPDVRINKAHRSMGVLENEEEGEKYAKHSLRKFLRTRPPQIMPSINRFFSDIDNK